The proteins below are encoded in one region of Nilaparvata lugens isolate BPH chromosome X, ASM1435652v1, whole genome shotgun sequence:
- the LOC111047852 gene encoding uncharacterized protein LOC111047852: MPYVEVADDVKLRLLQIVQNDTPISISFRHWELYTYPTLPQTRKHTWTVKSTSQHEKPRYIVVGLQTARRGVAAANSSRFDKCNMKDVRVFLNSRYYPYESIDGDDNRIYNMYAAFNGVYNHGNARASNPLFEKNAIGDGKIMLFAFDCSRQNESLKTGSIDVRIEFEASENIAGNTTAYCMMIHEMTKEYRPMSGLVLSA, from the coding sequence ATGCCGTATGTAGAAGTGGCAGATGATGTGAAACTGCGTCTGCTACAGATTGTACAGAATGACACACCCATCAGTATATCATTTCGACATTGGGAGTTGTATACCTATCCAACGTTACCACAGACAAGAAAGCATACATGGACTGTCAAGTCAACATCACAGCATGAAAAGCCACGATACATTGTGGTTGGGCTACAGACTGCAAGACGAGGTGTGGCAGCAGCCAACAGTTCTCGCTTTGACAAGTGTAATATGAAGGATGTTCGAGTGTTTTTAAACAGCAGATACTACCCATATGAGAGCattgatggtgatgataatCGCATCTACAACATGTATGCAGCTTTCAATGGAGTCTACAACCATGGTAATGCTCGTGCAAGCAACCCTCTGTTTGAAAAGAATGCCATTGGTGATGGAAAAATAATGCTGTTTGCTTTTGATTGCTCCCGCCAAAATGAGTCACTCAAAACTGGAAGTATCGATGTGAGGATTGAGTTTGAAGCATCTGAAAACATTGCAGGTAATACAACTGCCTACTGTATGATGATTCATGAGATGACTAAAGAGTATCGACCAATGTCAGGCCTTGTACTGTCGGCATAA